The following nucleotide sequence is from Microbacterium imperiale.
TTCGGGGTCACGCACGAGGCCGCCGCCATGCGCATGACCAACCTCATGACGACGCACCTGGGCATCCCGCTGCACTTCCTGCGCGTCGACGGCGCGGGCGCGATCACCCGCGTCTACGAGAACGACGGACTTCCCCTGCCCATGGACGTCACCGGCAGCGTCGAGGGACAGATCGTGTGCCGCGCGTTCTCCGCGCGCTCGGCGTTCGAGGAGCAGAACCGCACCGTCGAGCACTACCAGTACACCGACACCCCCGGCGGCACCTTCTGGTGCTCGAGCCAGACCGGGACGACCGCCGAGGGCGAGTTCTCCATCACCGTCGGGGTCCCCTTCGACGACGCCCGGTGGTTCCGGGGGCGCGAGACCCAGAAGCGCGCGGTGTCGACCTGCCCGGACGAGGCGTGCTGCCGCCGCCCCGCCCCCGACCTGACCGCCCGATGGGAGGGCAAGGCCTGGCCGAGCGCGCGCGTGCACATGCAGATGTTCTCGCCACTTCCCCGCGGCGCCTTCCCGGGCGTCGACGACGGTGAGGTCTACGCCTTCCTCGACCGCCACGCCGCCGGGTGAGCCGGAGCGTGGCGCCGTAACTCCTCAGAGCCGCGCCGCCTGCGGGCCCGGGTCGGCGAGGTGGCGCGGGTCGGGCCGGGCGGCACTGCCGGAACTGAGGAGTTACGGCGCGGCGACCGCGCTCACCCTCGCGCGGCGACGGCTCAGGCGGTGAGGAACCGCGAGACGCGGGCGAGCGACGCCGCGACGTCGGATGCCGCGAGCCCCGGATCGGTCACGAGCACGGGCTCGGGCGGCAGATGGTGCCGACCGACGGCGACGGAGTGGCGCCAGATGCCGACGACCCGACCTCCGGCCACGAGGACCGGCGCGACCTGCCCGTTCAGCGTCGGACCGATGCGCGGCGCGAGGTCGACGCCGCAGACCTCCGTGCGGTCGGCGTACGAGAGGTAGTACTCGTCGAAGGGCGGCAGCGCGATGAGCGCACACTCGCTCCCCGGCGGCGGTCCCACCGCGGCATCGGGTGCCGCGAAGAGCCCGGGCTCGATCTCGGCCACGCGGCCGGCGGCCGCCTCGGCGGCCCGTCGCGAGATGCCGATGGGCAGGCCCGCCCACCAGCGGAAGTCCTCCACGCGCGCGGGGCCGTGCGAACGGACATAGCCCGCGAACATGTCGGCCAGCGGATCCGCGACGCCTCGCGCCGCCGGCAGCTCGTCGACCGCGACGAGGAACTGCTCGCGGGTGGGTCCACCGGTGCGCGGCACGACCGGACCGAACGCGAGCACGCCGCGCACCGCGAGCGCCGAGAGGATGTGGTTGCCGCGCGACCCGGCCGGGTCGATGCCCGCGTCCCGCAGAACCTCGGCGAACCCGTCGCGCGTCAGCCTGTTCCCACCGCGGAGCGCGGCGCGGGCGGCGCGCTCGGCCCGCGCCAGCACCGCGTCGTCAACGGCGAGCCCGCGCAGGATGCCGGCCGCCGCGCGCTGCTGCCGGTCCGCGGTGACCGCGAGCAGCGCGGGCAGGTCGACCGAGCGCACGATGTGCAGCGTGCCGCGCTGCGTCCACGAGCGCACGAGCGTGCCGTCCTCGAACGCCGCGTCGACCTCGCGCAGCACCGGCTCACCCGTGGTGCGCACGGACAGCGCCCAGCGACCGGCCCAGAACTCCTGAGCCTGCACCGCGAGCATGTGCCCGGCGGTGTCGGCCAGCGTGGACGCGGGCGCGCTGAGCAGGTGCGAGCGCATCCGCTGGGCTGCGAACTCCGGCGTCGACATGCCGCTCATCCTGCCGCATGGCGGGCGGTCGGCTCGCGGCATCCGCTGCACGTAATACAGGGACGCGCAACACGATCGTCGTGCGTCCCGGGGGAGAATGGATGCAGCCGCCGGTGACAGCACGCCGATGTGCGGCATCCGCACCCGGAGGTACCCGATGTCCCGCTCCCTCGTCCGCGCCGCCTCGGTCGGTGTCGCCGCCCTCGCGATCGTCCTCGCCGGCTGCTCGTCCTCGCCCGCACCCGCCGCCTCCGGCGACGCCGCCGGCGGGCCCGCCGCCGAGGATTACGTCACGCCGGGCAAGTTCACCATCGCCACCGGTGAGACCGCGTACGAGCCGTACTTCATCGACGACGACCCCGAGTCGGGCGAGGGCTTCGAGGCCGCCGTGGCATACGCCGTCGCCGAGAAGCTCGGGTTCGCGGCCGAGGACGTCGAGTGGGTCCGCACGAGC
It contains:
- a CDS encoding DNA glycosylase AlkZ-like family protein, encoding MSTPEFAAQRMRSHLLSAPASTLADTAGHMLAVQAQEFWAGRWALSVRTTGEPVLREVDAAFEDGTLVRSWTQRGTLHIVRSVDLPALLAVTADRQQRAAAGILRGLAVDDAVLARAERAARAALRGGNRLTRDGFAEVLRDAGIDPAGSRGNHILSALAVRGVLAFGPVVPRTGGPTREQFLVAVDELPAARGVADPLADMFAGYVRSHGPARVEDFRWWAGLPIGISRRAAEAAAGRVAEIEPGLFAAPDAAVGPPPGSECALIALPPFDEYYLSYADRTEVCGVDLAPRIGPTLNGQVAPVLVAGGRVVGIWRHSVAVGRHHLPPEPVLVTDPGLAASDVAASLARVSRFLTA